The Punica granatum isolate Tunisia-2019 unplaced genomic scaffold, ASM765513v2 Contig00427, whole genome shotgun sequence genome contains the following window.
CGATACTTTGTTTTGCATTGAATACATTTGTTAGAAAATCACATCATAGTTTGTGGATGAGAAGGAAAAAATTAGGACAACagtagaataaaaaataagccCAGGGAAATTAGCAAAGCAAAACAAGGCTGAAAAAAgaaccaaaagaaatgaactgCTCAATATCAGAATATCCGAGAGGAGACACTGCTATTCAATAAAAGCTTATCCATTCAGTTCCCTTTTACACCTAATCAAGGATGAGTTTATACCAGGATAAGATATCACTATATGAGAATATGAAGCATACGCAGGTAGGTATGAAAACTGAAGTGAGTTACTGCTAGAAAGTTGCAATTTTGAAACGAAATTCACTAAATTAACAAGGTCAAAACTTCAAGTAGTCAATACTCAGTTGAAATTTGCTTGCCAAAGGTTCGATCCCTATTAAGGATAGAAACATGTACTAAAAGCAGGCCACTATCAAGATGCACAGAAACACCAGATTCCGGGCACGAAAAAATGTGACGCACGTGAATGAAAAAGTCCAAAACCAATGTGATTTCTGATACTATCCACCCTCATGTTCATGGATAAGTAATATCAACAGTTCTCTCATAGCGTTTTGGTTTGTGGACCTTTCTGCCTATTGTGCCCGAGTTTAGATTTGTTCTGTTTCCTAAGTTTCAAGTAAATAACCACCCCATATACTATCCTAACCTAGCACCATTAGCACCACATCTAAGCAGAAACTTCCATCATTGAACGTCCACCAACATACCGAGACTACAAGAAAACACAATCTTCCACCTGGTTGCGGTAGAAGGATTACCAATATAGAAGCTATTCCTTTGTGTTCCTTTGTTATTGCATTCAACCAAGCAGGCCACTAAAAACACTAGGAGCCCAAGAAGAAACAAATAATGCAGGTCATAAAAAATCGAAAGATGCAAgcaaaatcaaacgcaccTGATGGTCGAAGATCTTCACAACCACCAAGAAGAAATCATTGTCAACCTCCCTAGTATCCTTTACACCAACCACCACATCCTTCTTCATCCTTGAGATCTTAGGGTCTGCACCCTCCTCGCCAATCTCGGTCTCGAACCACCCTTCCTTCCACAGCCTAACGCACACATCGCTCATCTGGAAGGCCTCGAAGTGGACGTCGGCCGCACCATCCTCGTTCACCTCCAGCTTCACAACAGCCGTCACCCACTCCTTCAGCCCACTCTCAGCATGAAATTCGACCGCCTGCAGGAGTTCTCTGTTCGACAAGGTGTAATCTTTCTTGTCCTGACTCACCGTCTGAGAGAAGATAAACCCTACCCTCCTCATCCCGAGCCCGAGGGCGATCGCCTCCACCAGCTTTTCCTCCTCCGGGTCCCTGAAGAACACCAAATTCTCCTCACTCCCCTGCTGCGGCAGCTCGTAGATGAAGTCCACCTCGACCTTCCCAACCTCGGACACGGTCCCATACATGAACCCCCTCTCTTCACCGCGAAAGCGAGGGTCTCGTTCACGTAGTACTGGAACATATTGGCGCAGTCCCGATCGAATGACACGAGCTCGCAGTGAGGGTTCTCCTGCCTGGTGACCCGCATCTGCTTTGCGATCAAGTCATCCATAGTCATCTTCCGGCCGAAGGAGCCTGCCGGGTGGAAGGCGGGGCCGGCGACAGACCGCTCGATCCCATCATAGTAGACATAGACGAAGGAGCCATGGGAGATGTTGAGGACGGAGAGAGGGATGCTGGGGTCGGCCATGTCAGTGAAGCTGGAGAGGTCGGAGGGGGTTTTGGCGAGCAGGAGGTTCTGATTCATGGAGAGGGTTTGATGGGCAATCGGGATTCGGAGCTGGGACTGGATTAGGGTTTTCAGGTGGCCGATCGTGGCATTGGGGTCGTCGACTCTCAGCCGTTCGAGGCCGTCCCTGGAGCGAATTCTGAGCATCATCCTCAAAAGGGTTTGTGGGTTCGGTCTTGTTGGGCTGTTGAGGCCGTAAATCGAGGATTTTGAGGTGGTgggggaagaagatgaagaggaagagaggagaCTGTTCTGGAAAATTGAATTACTTGATGAAGGGGAAAAGCGAGAATACAATATCTTTCACCGGGTTAAAGGAAAGAACTTCGTCTCCGACCTGACTAAGGTTTCACTGTTCCTTCGCATATTTgattcacatctatatatggaGAAGAAGCCACTCACGCTGGCAGGGATCATAGATTTCCGATATAATACGATATCTATACCTATATCTATaactatcaatttgatccacGAAGTTGTCCAAAACATCTGATATGATACATGATAATTTTTGCCTTCGATCTAATACATGAACTTCTATTCGGTCTATCAAATTGACCCATAGTTAAGTTTCTTAGATGGAATTGAGCATCTGGGTTTAATGGCGTGAGATAACTGGAGTTTCCTCTAATTGACCAAAAGATGACGTCGTTCCAAGAGGGTACAAAACGCCGTGGTTCGATTCTCGCACCACAATGAGCCAAAGACGACGTTGTTTTACAAGCGAAGACGGCGTCAATTTAACATTCTCGAGCCACAAAACGAAATTGATTGACTGTAGAAGTGCTCAGATCATCTCTTCCCCTAACCCTAAATTCTCCCTCTAATTTGGTCAATCTGGAGTGACAAATCGAGGTTGTGCTTTGCGAAGCTAtgaggttttgggtttttgaTAAGTAAAGGGCGTGAAGGAAGTTCGTGCGTAAAGCATTTGGGAGGAGGTatggacaattttttttttgtccagATTGTGGTTCCCTTTATGCGCACAGTTGTGATCCCCTACCTTGGCTATtgttttttgcttttcttatTATCATTTGATGCTTTTCATGACTGTGGTCTCCTGCCTTCGTTACATTGTGGTTGTGGTCCTGAGTGTTGATCGGCAAGAGTTTACTGGTAGGCATAGAAAGTAGTTATGGGCcattttagttatttattcatttgattaatttttttttctttgtaattGTTTATTGTAGGTATGGATGACTTGTATAAGTTGATACTTCACCATGGTGGTCAATTTATGGTTATGCCCAAAATAGAGTACGCTGGAGGGAAAATACATGTATGGGAGAATATTAGTATTGACAATGTTTCAGTGCCTGCTATTAAGTTATATAAGAATCTTGGTTATGCATCATACAAGGGGGTGTGCTGAAAGATTCATGGATTTGATTTGGACAATGGTCTTAAGAGAACTTGAAATTGATGAAGATTTTCATAGGCTTTACATTTGTGTGGCAAATGTTAGAgagattgaattttattttgtcaatGACATAGAAGATGAAAATGATGGCAAGAGGGAGGTTGTAGTTCAATctaaaggaaagaaaaagttgGAACAAGTTGAGTTTGAACAAGTTCATTGGAAAGCTCCAAACATAGAGTTGCAAGAAGTTGGTGAGCATGTTagatgagagagagatgagagctACTCAGATTCAAATGATGAAGGAGGCTCTGCTTCAAATGATGAGGGAGACTTTGATTCTGCTTATAGTCCAAGTGGTCATGGTAGTGATGATGAAGGTAACATTGAGAAAGGCGTTGCACTTCCAACTAAGGGTGGTGAACATGCTATGTTTGCTGAACAATTAGATGAAGTAGAATGTAGAGAGGTAACATCatggaaaataaaaccaaaaTGGAGGGTTTATAAAGCCAGCAATCTTTAGAATGCTGAGCAAATAGGAAGGCAAGACAAGAAGCAAGAGTTGTTGAATTTAAACAAGAAGATAAATGGCATTCTAAAGAGTTTTCAAGTCTTAAGGGAagtggtgatgatgatgaagatgagaATCCTCTTGCATTCAATATGAAGAGTGAGTATGGGAAGGTGCGGAGTTAAATATGTTGCCCCCTCCTCTGAAAACATTCAAAAAAGCTCTGAAGGATTATATCATTGTTACTGGCAAGCCAATCAAAATCACTAGGGATGAGAAGATTAAGTGTAAATACAAGTGTGAGGAGGGTTGTGATTGGGAATTACACTGTGTAAAACGTAAATTTAATTAGCcttaataagtcacaaaattgaacgataattcaaatagcaATTCGGACAAATAAAatgctataaaattaaatgaatttcactagtgtaagaacttggaaattcaaaccaaAGCAAGGCGAAACCGAAAGATACGAGAAAGCCGAGTTctgtgttagacacaaaccccttgaaacagaattgtcccctTCTGGATGCTTGAGGTCacgtggacaatcgtttcccagggtaaaacggcaacaagcgaagcagcagcacaaaCAGCAACGCTTCAGCGAACTCGAAGAGAAGCGTGAACACTTTTGAGAACGGCTACATGAAGCAAATGGCATGagactctttttcttttcctttttgccgtgTGCTCCTTTTATAGACTACGGGTTCCATCCGTTATATGACTCTTCTTATTCTCCTTTTATGGGGAAT
Protein-coding sequences here:
- the LOC116190370 gene encoding LOW QUALITY PROTEIN: NPL4-like protein 1 (The sequence of the model RefSeq protein was modified relative to this genomic sequence to represent the inferred CDS: inserted 1 base in 1 codon) encodes the protein MMLRIRSRDGLERLRVDDPNATIGHLKTLIQSQLRIPIAHQTLSMNQNLLLAKTPSDLSSFTDMADPSIPLSVLNISHGSFVYVYYDGIERSVAGPAFHPAGSFGRKMTMDDLIAKQMRVTRQENPHCELVSFDRDCANMFQYYVNETLAFAVKRXGFMYGTVSEVGKVEVDFIYELPQQGSEENLVFFRDPEEEKLVEAIALGLGMRRVGFIFSQTVSQDKKDYTLSNRELLQAVEFHAESGLKEWVTAVVKLEVNEDGAADVHFEAFQMSDVCVRLWKEGWFETEIGEEGADPKISRMKKDVVVGVKDTREVDNDFFLVVVKIFDHQGPLSTAFPIENRNVPVTTKALQNHLDRTKNLPFVKRISDFHLLLLLARFLDINADVPALAACVSKQEPVPDGYKLLIESVASSS